The following proteins are encoded in a genomic region of Ooceraea biroi isolate clonal line C1 chromosome 14, Obir_v5.4, whole genome shotgun sequence:
- the LOC113563410 gene encoding uncharacterized protein LOC113563410, translating into MSEARGADRAALTARAALASVAVALLLIGLKAWAALETGSVAMLASLADTGLDLVASLVTLFGVRVAGRPADADHRFGHGKAEALAALFQVAVISVSAVAIGWQAVQRLLTGATAANAEYGIAVSLIAIAATLMLVAYQRAVIRRTGSIAIETDRLHYQSDLFLNLSVIAALALDQYFGLTGADPLFGIAIALWLLFGALRASTRAIDQLMDKEWPDERRRRVVEIAARHPEVRGVHDLRTRSSGAVDHIQFHIWIDPQATVSEAHRVVEAIETELAREFPGADVLIHLDPEGQVDQPDNPLAETDESEGLRT; encoded by the coding sequence ATGAGCGAGGCGCGCGGAGCGGATCGCGCCGCGCTCACCGCCCGCGCGGCGCTGGCCAGCGTCGCCGTCGCGCTGCTGCTTATCGGGCTCAAGGCGTGGGCGGCGCTGGAAACGGGATCGGTCGCGATGCTCGCTTCGCTCGCCGACACCGGGCTCGATCTCGTCGCTTCCCTCGTCACCCTGTTCGGCGTGCGTGTCGCCGGCCGACCCGCCGACGCCGACCACCGTTTCGGCCACGGCAAGGCGGAGGCGCTCGCCGCTTTGTTCCAGGTCGCGGTGATCAGCGTCTCGGCAGTGGCGATCGGCTGGCAGGCGGTGCAGCGGCTGCTCACCGGCGCGACGGCCGCGAACGCCGAATATGGCATCGCCGTCTCCCtgatcgcgatcgcggcgaCGCTCATGCTCGTCGCCTATCAGCGCGCCGTGATCCGCCGCACCGGATCGATCGCTATCGAAACCGACCGGCTCCATTACCAGAGCGACCTGTTCCTCAACCTTTCGGTGATCGCCGCGCTCGCGCTTGACCAGTATTTCGGCCTCACCGGCGCCGATCCGCTGTTCGGCATCGCGATCGCGCTCTGGCTCTTGTTCGGGGCGCTGCGCGCCTCGACCCGCGCCATCGACCAGCTGATGGACAAGGAATGGCCCGACGAAAGGCGGCGGCGGGTGGTGGAGATCGCGGCGCGCCATCCGGAGGTGCGCGGCGTTCACGATCTGCGCACCCGCAGCAGCGGCGCGGTCGATCACATCCAGTTCCACATCTGGATCGACCCGCAGGCGACCGTGAGCGAGGCCCATCGTGTGGTCGAGGCCATTGAAACGGAACTGGCCCGCGAATTCCCCGGCGCCGACGTGCTAATCCACCTCGATCCCGAAGGGCAGGTGGACCAGCCGGACAACCCGCTCGCCGAAACCGACGAAAGCGAAGGATTGCGGACGTGA